Part of the Flavobacterium sp. KS-LB2 genome is shown below.
GACATAATGATTGTAGAATATTGCACTACGAACGAATCTGCATATTTTGGGAAATGTTTAAATTCATCCAAGAATACATCTCCATAAGCATTTGTAAGCTGTAAAGCACCTCCTAAAAACATAGAGAAAACAAAGAACAAAGCCATTTTGTAATCTGCAAATAATTTAAACGACTCTAAGCCCAATGTTTCCATCACAGAAGCATTTTCCTTTGATAAACGTTGTGGTTTACATGGAGGCAATGTGAAAGAATAAATACCTAGAAAAACTGCCGCTAAACCCGCAATATAAAATTGATACTCAGTTGCTTTATTGCCTGTTAAATTGGTAATCCACATCGCTACAATAAAACCTATTGTTCCCCAAACGCGTATGGGTGGGAAATTTTTAATAATATCTTTATTATTTAACTTAAGTGCATTGTAGGATATAGAATTACTCAAAGCAATTGTAGGCATGTAAAAGCACATCGCCAGAAGCATAATATAAATAAAGGAATTGGGCGTAGCGACCTGAGGAATATAAAATAAAACTGCCGCATAAAGAATATGTAGCGTTCCATACAGTTTTTCAGCATTAATCCATCTATCAGCAATTATTCCCGTTAGTGTTGGCATAAATAAAGAGGCAATTCCCATCGTTCCAAAAACCAACCCAAATTGAGTTCCCTCCCAACTTTTTGTGCCAAACCAGTAATTTGCAATGGTAATCAACCAAGCTCCCCAAACAAAAAACTGAAGAAAGCTCATTATTACCAATCTATTTTTAATTCCCATGAGATGAATTGTTTTTTATTTTTAAAAAATTAACAAGGCGTAAATCTACTATTAAAAATGCGATCTGC
Proteins encoded:
- a CDS encoding nucleoside permease, whose amino-acid sequence is MGIKNRLVIMSFLQFFVWGAWLITIANYWFGTKSWEGTQFGLVFGTMGIASLFMPTLTGIIADRWINAEKLYGTLHILYAAVLFYIPQVATPNSFIYIMLLAMCFYMPTIALSNSISYNALKLNNKDIIKNFPPIRVWGTIGFIVAMWITNLTGNKATEYQFYIAGLAAVFLGIYSFTLPPCKPQRLSKENASVMETLGLESFKLFADYKMALFFVFSMFLGGALQLTNAYGDVFLDEFKHFPKYADSFVVQYSTIIMSISQISETLFILAIPFFLRRFGIKQVMLISMLAWVLRFGLFAYGNPTSGLWMIIMSCVVYGMAFDFFNISGSLFVETNTDPKNRSSAQGLFMMMTNGFGAVLGSFTSGWAIDKYFTKSFSNTTDLAGFLETETTNPKMLEFVTNQGNTIATDGLFSKVIFMKDWHTIWLAFAIYALVIAVAFALLFKHKHNPLDVENISH